The DNA region TGTGTCAATCAAAGGTTTCACTGCCTTGTCCCTGATTGAACTTCGGCTTGGCACCATTCGCAATTCAATTTCTCTGCGCTACTTTGACCTTGGTTGCTACTGgcctttcaaagcgcaaccaatgagatGACAGctacaactgttgttgttgactAGAAACAGTGACTAGCTTCCTTGCACACTTTACGATGACATGTTATACCTACCTGCCCGACCTCACAGTGAGCAAAGAGCAACTTTTTTATCATATGAAGGCAGCTTTAAGATTTCAGCCCTGGTTGATTTGGGGAcaccctaataataataaaaaataaatgactagataaatgaataaatgtagcaaaaataatattaaaaataaatgtagccattaattaattgataaaatgtggcataaattcatatttctgttttaatttgcgcctttatttatttatctttgtattaattcccttatttattatttatttataaataaaaaataaatgcaaaaataaataaatatatttaaaaatgaaatagaatagatacataaataaataaaagggaaatttaaatgtttaaataaataaggtaatcaatacaaagatatatattaataaataagttaaattaaaacagaaatattaatgtatgtcacattttatcaattaattaatggctacatttatttttaatattatttttgctatatttaatgacatatttatttatcgagtcatttatttatttattcatatattataCCGTGTTTCCTTTGTGTCACTTTCTTTCGCTCCTTTCTCCTCAGACCTGCATCGCATCATCACTGATAGAAAATTTGAGTGAAAGCAAGAGGAAGGATGGTTACCAAGGAAACCCCAGAGGCTCCTGTACCTCTGACAGCGCTGTCACGCTGGTACCTCTACGCCATCCACGGCTACTTCTGTGAGGTCATGTTCACAGCCGCCTGGGAGTTTGTGGTGAACTGTAACTGGAAATTCCCTGGAGTGACTAGCGTGTGGGCGCTCTTCATCTACGGCACCTGTATCCTCATCGTGGAGCGGATGTACCTGAAGCTGCGCGACCGCTGCCCTGTGCTGCTGCGTTGCATCATCTACACTTTATGGACATACCTGTGGGAGTTCGGCACGGGGCTGCTGCTGCGCCAGTTCAACGCCTGCCCCTGGGACTACTCTGAGTTCCGCTACAACTTCATGGGACTGATCACGGCGGAGTACGCTGTACCCTGGTTCTGCGCCTCCTTCATGGTAGAGCGCTTTGTCATCCGCAAAACGTTGCGGCTACGATTCCACAAGGGGCCCGAGGACGGTTGGTCAAACCATCTGTTGGATGGTGGGGCGGGAGGAGATGTGGGTGGTGGGAGGACGAGAGAGAGGAGTAGAGGAAGGGGAGGTGATGCTAATGGCTACCTTAAAGTAGAATGATGGAAGGAAGAACCAACCCAATCGCCCTGCTACACCACCTCTACCTTCCTCAGCCACTTCTCATAAGCAGTCCTCCCCCATTAACTGCATGGGgtgaagacaaacagacagcTGTGTAAACTGGGCTGGTGTGCAGATGTGTACAAAATATCAGAACAGCCAGAAAACCAAACTTAACTGAGTCTTCAAATGCCCAAACCACTCACTGTGCTCTCTACTGTCAACGGAGGCACAGTAACTCCATGCTGCTGTGTTCGCTGCATCTCATAATGCATCCCGACCCATTTCCATGTGCGGTTAAGGAGATCACGGTCTTAAATGACCCTGATTACACTTTCAATATCTCCTGCAAAGAGCtcgggataaaaaaaaacaaaacactcttGCAAAGATTATTGTTATCATCCTGAGAAGGAACAAGTTCAAGAAGAATATCTGTTTTTCAAGGGCACATCAGATAATCTGAAAGCAGAATGCCTGAGGCATAGAAATCCTAATAAAAAGTAGCTATAACAcgttctttttaaaatgtacatattGTCCTTTAGTATTATTCAAagtactgtagtaatgtagctacaAAAAGCTCTTTAAGAACATACCATCGACCCTCTAGGCTCAGAATGTCAGCTTACATCATgaagaattagggctgtcccgaataccattttttgagtttcgaagcttcggtgagaaatactCGAAactattcgaagcttcgcggcgCGGCGCAGCAAGCTGACATGttcttttgtctgtttgtctgccaaACTACTGTTAACACActcacctctacacacaacaaaatatttaatcacaaattaatcgcacatttttttatctgctcaaaatgtaccttaaagagagatttttcaagtatttaacactcttatcaacatgggagtggacaaatacgcttcctttatgcaaatgtatgtatatatttattattacaaatcaattaataacacaaaaaaaatgacaaatattgtccagaaaccctcacaggtactgcatttagcatgaaaattATGCTcaaaactcaagcccaacaggcaacgacagctgtcagtgtgtcagtgtgctgacttgactatgacttgctccaaactgcatgtgattatcagaaagtgtgcatgtctgtaaaggtaaAGGgtagacttgtgggtacccatagaacccattttcattcacatatcttgaggtcagaggtcaagggacccctttgaaaatagtcttgacagtttttcctcaccaaaatgtagtgtaagtttggagcattatttagcctccttcatgacaagctagtatgacatggctggtaccaatggattccttaggttttctagtttcgtataatgccagtatcttcactctagctttaaaactgagcatgcTACAATCTAAAAGTcgctgttaaaaaaaatgtaacgccttattatcgcgttaactttgacagccctattacatATAAATAAGATTCAAATACtcatttggaggttgattaccatggcaacggtcaaagcttcgaagcattcgggtcagccctatgAAGAATGATTTTAGTGAATACCCACAATGCCTGGAAAAAGATGCATGAAAAAAGTTGTCTTCCAATATAGTATACATTTTTACGAAGCTCATTCAGCAGCCATACTGTACGTCAGTCTGCTGCTTGTGTGTGATGGACGACAGTAGCTTAGGCAGTAGACATCATGGTCGATGTCTCCTCCTGAtagcatgttgaagtgtccttgagcaagacaccgAACCCCAAACTCCTGAGCAGGTTCACGgccttgcatggcagcttctCCACCATCCGTGTATgactgggtgtgtgtgtaggctaATGTGAGGTATTTTAAGGCACGTATTTTTGCACGTCTGGATGTCCATTT from Sebastes umbrosus isolate fSebUmb1 chromosome 16, fSebUmb1.pri, whole genome shotgun sequence includes:
- the tmem229b gene encoding transmembrane protein 229b, which codes for MVTKETPEAPVPLTALSRWYLYAIHGYFCEVMFTAAWEFVVNCNWKFPGVTSVWALFIYGTCILIVERMYLKLRDRCPVLLRCIIYTLWTYLWEFGTGLLLRQFNACPWDYSEFRYNFMGLITAEYAVPWFCASFMVERFVIRKTLRLRFHKGPEDGWSNHLLDGGAGGDVGGGRTRERSRGRGGDANGYLKVE